From the genome of Legionella beliardensis:
TGCTAAATTAATTACTTGGGGCGAAAATCGCAGTCAAGCACTGGCGCGCATGCAAGAAGCTTTAGAGCATTTTGCAATTGGTGGGGTTAAATCAAATATTCCTTTTCTTCAAGCGATTTGTCAACATCCGGCCTTTATTGACGCAAACATCACCACCCACTTTCTCACTGAAGAAACGATAGCCCTTCCCACGCCCGATAAAGAATTAGGCCTACTTATAGCTGCCTGTTATGATTATTACCATTTAATTAAGCAAGATGAGGATGCTTTATTGCAGCAAAGCTTTGCTTGGCAGATGCATTTAACCAGTAGCTGGCGGTGGCATTATTTACTTGAAGGCCAACAAATAGAAGTTATTATCTCACCAATTAATAAAGAACAATTTTTACTGCAAATAGATGAGAAACAGGTCAAGCTGCGATTTAAATTGGTTCAAGGGCAATTTTTTATTGAATATGATGGAAAAGTACAATCAGCTTGGGTTGAAAATCAGCTAGATAACATCATTATCTATCTTAAAGAAGGGCCAATAAGCATTGAGCGGTTTAGCTGGGAGCAGACTAATAATCAAAATCAGCAAATAGGCCATTTAACGGCACCCATGCCTGCAACCGTGGTTGCCATTTTAAAAAAACCAGGTGATATAATTAAAAAAGGTGACCAATTACTTGTACTTGAAGCCATGAAAATGGAACATACGATTCATGCTCCAAAAGATGGTATAATTGCTGAGTTTTTTTATGAAATCGGCTCGCAAGTGAGTGAAGGAGCAGAATTACTCACCATTACAGATTGTACTTAGGAACTGTCCATGAACTACCCTCAACACGTTACAATCGTTGAAGTCGGTCCACGCGATGGATTGCAAAATGAGCTGTCGTTTGTCGCGACTGAAACTAAAATTGCCTTAATCAATCAATTAAGCCAAACCGGTTTAAAGTACATTGAAGCCACTAGTTTTGTCTCAGCAAAAGCAATCCCGCAATTTGTTGACAGTGAGGTCGTTTTTAAATCGATTAATAAACCAGAAACAGTTTGTTTTTCAACACTCGTGCCTAATGAGCGAGGCATGCTAAAAGCGCTTAGCCTAGGTGTAAAAGAAGTAGCAGTCTTTACAGCCGCCAGTGAAACATTTAATCAACGTAATATAAACTGTACGATTGCTGAAAGTATTGCGCGCTTTAAACCGGTCTTTGATTTAGCCAAAGCAAATGATATCTCAGTTAGAGCTTATATTTCATGCGCGTTAGGTTGTCCTTATGAGGGTGAAATTAAGCCAGCTCAAGTGGCTCACGTCGCCTGGCAATTATTTAATTTAGGTGCTAGCGAAATTTGTCTCGGTGATACCATTGGTGTAGGAACACCTAAGCAAACGAAAGCATTAATTCACAGTCTTTTAGATACTTTCCCTGCCTCACAATTAGCCATGCATTTTCACGATACTTATGGTCAGGCAATTGCTAATATTGTTGCTTCATTAGATTGCGGTATTTATCGATTTGACAGCTCTGTGGCAGGCTTAGGGGGCTGCCCTTATGCACAAGGGGCTACGGGTAATGTAGCTACTGAAGATATACTTTATTTAATGCATGGCTTAGGCATTGACACGGGTATTGATATTTTCAAAGTTGTCGCTGCTGGCGATATGATTTGCAAAGCACTAAATCGCAAAAATCAGTCTAAAGTAGCTAACGCACTTTTAGCCAATCAATGCTAAACGAGCATTATCTCGTAAAAAGCACAGAATTTACACAATTCTCATGTTAAAAAAGAGCAGTTTGCTATAAGATATCCTTATCTATTATATTACAAAATGAACTTATCCTGTAAAATACCTATTATTTATACCCATTCAGCTTGAAAGAGATATATACCTCTCGCTACTGAAACGATAGGTTTTCATACGCTATTTTTTTAAAAAATTAGATAATAGCAACCCAACCTATCGCTTCAGTGGTAAGAGGTATATAAGATCTAGGTTAAACAGGTTAGCTCAATATCAATGAATCCAACGTATACTAACATACTGTGCAACTAAAACATGGTGAACTTTCGGTAGAAAGTACCTGATCTTCTTGAATAATCATCAACTTGGCGAGACAAACACATGGTTACACGTAATAAATTAGTCATTGGGTTAGTGCAGGAGCGTTGGTACAATGACCCCAATATACATCAAGAAAAATTAGCAGCAGGTATTATGGCTGCTGCAAAGCAAGGCGCTCAGGTTGTCTGCTTACAAGAGCTAACCCTTTCCCCTTATTTTTGCACTCGTCCAGATGTCGATTGTCAGCCATTTATGGAAGATATTCATACAGGTCCCACTGCTCGTTTCGTGGGTAACATGGCAAAAACAGCTCAAGTGGTGATTACAGCATCACTTTTTGAAAAAGCTGGGTTTAATACGGCTGTCGCTTTTAACCAACAGGGTGAAATTGCTGCCATCACGCGCAAACAGCATATCCCTTCGGGCGAAAAATACCATGAAGACTATTATTTTAAACCAGGCGATTCTAATTACCCTGTCCATGATTTAGCTGGGCATCGCTTTGGCCTACCAACTTGTTATGATCAATGGTTTCCAGAACTATCACGCATTTACGGCTTAAAAGGGGCTGAACTCTTAGTTTACCCAACGGCTATTGGCGCTGAACCAACAGCACCAGGATTTGATAGTCAACCACTGTGGCAAAAAGTTATGATTGCGCAAGGGATTATGGCAAATTGTTTTATGGTAGCTGTTAATCGTATTGGGACTGAAGAAGGACTTGAATTTTATGGCAGTAGCTTTATTAGCAATCCTCTGGGTGAAATCCTAGTGCAAGCACCACGACATGAGCCGGCTGTATTAGTCGCTGAGCTTGACATGAGTATACGGTCGCTTTGGAGCAGGTTATTTCCATTCGCAAGCCAGCGCCAGCCAGAAACTTATCAAGAATTACTTAAAATCCAAGCAGGAATTGCCTCATGACTGACAATTTAACTGAATTTAATTCCTATAATATTGCTCATTGGGGCGAAGGTTATTTTTCTATTAACCCATTAGGCAATATCGAAATCCATAAAAATTCGACCCAGCAAGGTGTGGAGTTAACAGCTATTGTTAAAGCGGCTAACCGCGCTGGCTTAAAACTACCCTTACTTATTCGCTTTATTGATATTCTGCATGACCGCGTTCTGAAGATTTATGAGGCCTTTACCCAAGTGATTGCTGATAACAATTACCAAGGTCATTATCAATTAGTCTATCCTATTAAAGTTAATCAAGAACAGTGTGTTGTACGGGAATTATTAAAAGCGCCTGCGCATGCAATTGGCCTTGAAGCCGGCAGTAAACCTGAGTTAATGGCTGCTATTGGTATGTTAGATAAACGTAGCTCAACAATTGTTTGTAATGGCTATAAAGATAGCTCTTATATACGCACCGCCTTAATCGCACAGCAAATGGGCCATGAAATATTTATTATTATTGAAAAGCGTTCTGAATTAGATATTATTCTTAAAGAATCAGCAAGACTTAAGATAAAACCTAATTTAGGTGTACGTATTCGCTTAACGACTAAGAGTGCAGGCAAATGGGAAAACACCGGTGGCGCTAAATCAAAGTTTGGTTTAAATGCTGAGCAAGTACTCGACTTAGTGATGCGCCTTAAAGAGAATAATGCCCTAGATTGCTTACGTCTTATGCATTGCCATTTAGGTTCGCAAGTAGCTAATATTCATGACATTCGTTTTTGTATGCAAGAAGTGGCTCGTAATTATGTTGAGTTACGCCGTTTGCAAGCACCTATTCAAACGATTGACGTGGGCGGTGGCTTAGGTATTGATTATGAAGGCACTCGTACCAGTACTGATTGTTCTATGAACTATAGTCTTAATGAATACGCAACAAATATTATTTTAGCAATTCGCCATGTTTGCGAAGAAGCAGAAATGCCTGAACCTAATTTAATTTCTGAATCAGGCCGTGCTCTAACAGCGCATCATGCCGTATTGGTCACTAATATTACTGATGTTGAAGTCATCAAAAAAACAAATGAACTGCCTTTTATTGGCCCTGATGATTCCCATGTAATTCAAGATATTTGGGATACTTATCAGTCCCTGTCCGATCATAAGCCAAGCGAACTTTATCATTATGCGCTTCACTCACTTGAAGAAGCCCACTCTATGTTCAAACATGGCGTCATTACGTTAGAAGAAAAAGCCAAAGTTGAGCGGCTGTTTACCATTATTTGTTGTGAAGTCCAACGGAAATTGGATGAAAAAACACTAGGCGATCGCGAGTTAATGAATATTATTAATGAGCGAATGGCAGCTAAGATTTTTTGTAATTTATCTTTTTTCCAATCCTTACCTGATGCATGGGCAATTGATCAAATTTTTCCAGTAGCCCCTATTTCCCATCTAAATGAACCAGTAAGAATACCAAGTATTTTACAAGATTTAACTTGTGACTCTGATGGTACAATTAAGCATTACCCTGGGCAGTTTTCTATAGAATCAACGCTGATGTTACCTCATTTTAATCCAGATAATCCTTATGCAATTGCTTTCTTTTTAGTCGGAGCTTATCAGGAAATTTTAGGTAATTTACATAATTTATTTGGCGATACTAACTCTTTGGATGTTAATTTAAAAGAAGATGGGCAATTTGAAATTAATGATTTAGTCAGTGGCGATACGGTAACTAATGTTCTAAGTTATGCGCATTATGACACCAAAAAACTATTACTCTCTTACGAGAAACAGCTGATTAGTTCTGAACTTCCGCAGGAAACAATTCAGGGGTACTTAGATGAGTTACGTAGTATTTTTTCACAATTAACTTATCTTAATGGCAATCAAAGCTTTTCGTAAATAAATTTTAGAGAATCAATATGATTACACCAAAACAACAAGGCTTTAAAATGCCTGCAGAATGGTATCCACATGCGGCTTGCTGGATGGCTTGGCCATGCCATCTTGAAACATGGGAAGCCATTGGTCTTGAAAAGGCACGGATAGCTTACAGTCGAGTAGCAAAAGCAATTGCTGAGTTTGAACCCGTTATTATGTTAGTTAATCCTGGCGATGAAGAGAGTGCTCAACGTTTATGTGACAATACCATTCAAATTCAATCATTGCCTTTAAATGATTCCTGGACACGTGACACAGGCTCTACTTTTTTATTAAATCAGCAAAAAGAATTAGCCGGCGTTGATTGGATTCATAATGCTTGGGGCGGTAATTACCTTGACTGTGCGCTAGACGACCAAATTGCTGCTACTATTATTCAAACCACACAAGCGCGTTACTTTAAAGCACCTTTAGTTATGGAAGGTGGCTCGTTTCATGTTGATGGTGAGGGCACTGTACTGACGACTCGTGAGTGCTTACTTAACCCTAATCGCAATCCTAATTTGTCGCAAGAAGAGATTGAAAATTATCTTCATGATTATTTAGGTACGCAAAAAGTGATTTGGCTTAATAAAGGCATTATTGGTGATGAAACAGACGGCCATATTGATGAAATTGCTTGCTTTACAGCGCCAGGTACCGTGTTATGCTTAACTACCTCTGATAAACAAGATGAGAATTATCAACGCTTGCAAGAAAATTATGACATCTTAAAAACTGCCACGGATGCAGCCGGAAGAAGCCTAGACGTTATTACAATAGAACAGCCACCAGCGACTTACATCGCCGGCGAGCGATTGACTTTGTCTTATATTAATTTTTACCTAGCTAATCAAGGCATTGTTATGCCCGCATTTGGCCATGAAAAATACGATAATGCAGCGCGTCAGCTACTACAAAAGTGCTTTCCAACCTATCGGATTAATCAAATTGATGCATTAGAAGTATTCGTTGGAGGCGGGGGGATTCATTGTATTACGCAACAACAACCCATTAGTAGAGAAATAGTATAATCGATTAATTATCCTTGGATACCGCGGTCAAGCCGCGGTATTTCGTTTTCTTCTTTTTAAAATACCTAAAGCACGCCAAAATAACCCGAAATACCGCGGCTTGACCGCGGTATCCATAGGCTCTCTGCAGCTATATTAAAAGCTGTAAACAAGCGTCGTTTAGACAAGTTAATTAATTCTTTTTTTAAACTTTTATGTAATAATTATAAGAGAGGATGTTTATGATTTCGCTATGTTGCAAAACCTAATTAGACCATAAAATTAACAAGCACTTAAATAACTTGTGTCTATTTCTTAGCGCTTCACGGTATTATCCATCCTATTAATAGACAGCTCTACATTTTGTAAAACCACTGTATTTAATTTCATGATAAGGGATTCGTTATGAGTATAGTTTGGCAACCTAAATATCCTGAAGCGACCCAGATGTGGCAATTTATGCAGTTTGTAGAAAAAGCCGAGCAAACGTCATTTGCAAACTATCAAGCACTCCATCAATGGTCTATTGACCATATTGCCCGTTTTTGGGAGCTCTTGTGTCAATTTTTTGCAATTGATTTTAAGACTCCACCACAACGCATTTTAAATCACTCAGGACATATGCTTAATGCCACTTGGTTTGAGGGGGCAACCTTTAATTTTGCTGAAAAACTGCTTACTCGACGTGATAGTCACCCAGCGCTTATTAGCATTAAAGAAAATGGTGAACGAATTGTATTAACTTACCAAGAACTTTATCAACAAGTCGCTGCTTGTGCCCAGGGTTTAAAACAAGCCGGCGTCGCGGTAGGTGATCGGGTAGCGGCAATCATGCCTAATGTTTCTCATACGGTTATTGCTATGTTAGCGACTGCCTCATTAGGTGCCATTTGGTCTTCCTGTTCGCCTGACTTTGGTGCGCAAGCTGCGATTGATAGATTTGGCCAAATTGAACCTAAAGTGCTCTTTGTTTGCAATGGTCATTATTATTTAGGCAAAGCTCATCAAGATCTGCCTAAGATTAAAGAAGTTAGCCAAGCATTACCCTCATTACAAAAAATCATTATTTGCCCCATTTTAACTTCTAATAACGAACAATTTAATCTTACGAATGCTTGCTTATGGGATGACTTTATTCAACAAATAACCACGTGTGAATTTCAAAATTTGCCATTTGCTCATCCTCTCTATATTTTGTTTTCTTCAGGTACAACGGGTAAACCTAAATGTATTGTTCATGGTGCGGGTGGAACACTATTACAACATATTAAAGAACTTGGCTTACACACTGACATCACGGAAAAAGATAACTTATTTTTTTACACTACCTGTGGCTGGATGATGTGGAATTGGATGGTTTCTGTACTTGCTTTAGGTGCCACGTTAACTCTTTATGACGGCTCGCCTACTTATCCTGACGCTTATCGGCTTTTTCAATTAATTAATGATGAAAAGATTACGGTATTTGGTACCAGTGCCAAATTCATTTCAGCGGTTGATAAAGCGGATGCTAAGCCTAGTACCCGTTTTAAATTAGAGACATTGCGCACCATCCTTTCTACAGGCTCGCCATTACTGCCGAAAAATTATGATTTTGTTTATCAGGATATCAAAGCAGAGGTCCAATTAAGTTCTATCTCTGGTGGGACAGACATTGTTTCCTGCTTTGCTCTAGGTAATCCCCTACTGCCTATTTATAAAGGTGAATTACAATGTTTTGGCTTAGGCATGGCTGTGAACGTGTTCGATGAACAAGGCCACCCTGTCGTTCAGGAGCGTGGTGAATTAGTCTGTACCAAACCTTTTCCATCTATGCCTATTTATTTTTGGAATGATTTTGAAAAAAAAGCTTATAAACATGCCTATTTTGAACGTTATAAAAATGTATGGGCACATGGGGATTTTGCAGAAATTACCAGACATCAAGGTTTAATTATTTATGGTCGTTCGGATGCTATTTTAAATCCAGGTGGCATAAGAATTGGTACAGCAGAGATTTATCGTCAAGTTGAAAAAATTCCACAAGTAGTCGACAGTATTGTGATTGGGCAGGATTGGCAAGATGACATTCGTATTATTCTGTTTGTCAAATTACAAGAAGGCTTACAATTGGATGACGAGTTACAAGATTTAATTAAGCAAACAATAAAACGCAATGCTTCACCTCGTCACGTGCCCGCTAAAATTCTGCAAGTACCTGATATTCCACGCACCATGAGTGGTAAAATTGTGGAAGTTGCTGTACGCCAAATTGTTCATGGCCAAGAGATTAATAATATTCAATCCCTAGCCAATCCAGAAGCACTAGCCTATTTTAAGGATAGGTCGGAATTAACAAATTAATTATTTTGAATGTGTCAGATACAATTGATTAATAAGCTTAAAAAAGGCCTTTAACCATATTAAGATTGCCTTTTAAATTTCAATGTGTATAGTACATGCACTTTTTGCTTATTGTGCTTTTGGCAACCTTCTATGCAGTACACATTAATTATAGAGAAAGAAACTAATTTAAATCAGGCAGTTGCAGTAATAAAAGAATTAAATTCCGCAGTCAACCTATTAATCTTAAAGCATAAGCTTACCAGCCCAAATATAACAGCATTAATACAGTTTTTTGCAGCTCTTCCTAATCACATTACCTCTTTAGATTTAAGCGAAAATTTTCTATACAATGTAAGAAGCACAGACTTAGAACTACTTCTAGCTGCTATTCCACCTAGTATAAGCTCACTTAATTTAAGCACCAATTGCCTTGCTAGGCATGAGCACGCAAGGTTAGTACAACTCCTTGCAGCTATTCCTACTACTATTACTTCTCTTGATTTAAGCGATAACCTTCTCCACACCTTAGAAAATTTGGTAACCTTATTAGCTACTATTTCAGCCCACATTGTGTCTCTTAATCTAAGTAAAAATCTTTTTGACCATAAGACAGGCATGGAACTAGCAAAAATATTCACAGCCATCCCTGCAACTGTTAGTAGTCTTAATTTAAGCCAAAATAATTTACATACTTTTTCAGTAGAAAAATTAGACAAACTTAAAGACTCATTACCTCATATAAAAACAATTACGCTTAGCTATAGTGAAATTCAGGCAATGACGCCCAAGCAGCGGCAAGCGCTTAAAGCGGTGTTTACGAATATTGAGGCTGTTATTCTGGTTGATGGCCAAGGCACGATTATCTCAAATCCGCTTGCAGAGCGTTATGCTTGGGAGTTACGAAATAAACAATATCCACCGTCGTTGCTTAGCTGGTGTGCCTTTTATGCTGACAAAACTGCTATGGATATTGATAATAAAGTACCAATGGAAGTCAACGAGATAGTTAAACAAATTCCTATTAAACCGTTTAGTTAATTTTATGAATGTTTTTAACAACTAGTTAAAGACAAATTTGTTGATTGCGAGCCGGCTTAACAAGAATAATTATTCTACCTGGTTTTTTTTAGGGCATAATTATTGTATTATGAGGGATGCGCTGATTTGAATACTTAGCTTGCGGGCGCTCAAGAATAATTTTCTTGTAAATTCGGCTAAAGCAGGTTGCCCCTCTTTAGCATACCGCACTATTATTCAATCGTGAGTACCTATAGCGTCGCCCACTAAATTTTAGACTAAGCGTAAGTGAGCAAGCTTACAATAAATTATAACGCTTAGTGGGTAACGCTCTAGATAAGTTTATCAGGTAGGTGAGATGATTGAATTAGTTGGCTTAAATAAATCCTTTAAACAGATTAATGCATTACAAGATATTAATTTATTTATTCAAGAAGGTGAAATTTTTGGCATTATTGGTAAAAGTGGTGCTGGTAAATCCACGTTATTGCGCGCTATTAATTTATTAGAGCGTCCAGATTCGGGCGAAATAACTATCAATAATCAAACCATTTCTAGTTTAAGCCGCAAAGAATTACGTCAGGCTCGTCATAAAATAGCCATGATTTTTCAACAATTTAATTTATTAAATTCTAAAACTGTTTATGAAAATATTGCTTTACCCATGCGTATTCAGGGCGTAAGCGAACAAGCTATTGCTGAAAAAATAGACGAGCTATTACCTTTAGTTGAGCTAGATGAAAAGAAAGATGCTTACCCCTCTCAATTAAGTGGTGGCCAAAAACAACGCGTGGCCATTGCAAGAGCGCTTAGCTACTCACCTAGTATTTTATTATGCGATGAAGCTACTTCAGCATTGGATCCTAAAACAACTGAATCAATATTACAGCTGTTAAAAAAGATTAATCAACTCTATGGCATTACTATTGTGCTG
Proteins encoded in this window:
- a CDS encoding hydroxymethylglutaryl-CoA lyase; amino-acid sequence: MNYPQHVTIVEVGPRDGLQNELSFVATETKIALINQLSQTGLKYIEATSFVSAKAIPQFVDSEVVFKSINKPETVCFSTLVPNERGMLKALSLGVKEVAVFTAASETFNQRNINCTIAESIARFKPVFDLAKANDISVRAYISCALGCPYEGEIKPAQVAHVAWQLFNLGASEICLGDTIGVGTPKQTKALIHSLLDTFPASQLAMHFHDTYGQAIANIVASLDCGIYRFDSSVAGLGGCPYAQGATGNVATEDILYLMHGLGIDTGIDIFKVVAAGDMICKALNRKNQSKVANALLANQC
- a CDS encoding carbon-nitrogen hydrolase codes for the protein MVTRNKLVIGLVQERWYNDPNIHQEKLAAGIMAAAKQGAQVVCLQELTLSPYFCTRPDVDCQPFMEDIHTGPTARFVGNMAKTAQVVITASLFEKAGFNTAVAFNQQGEIAAITRKQHIPSGEKYHEDYYFKPGDSNYPVHDLAGHRFGLPTCYDQWFPELSRIYGLKGAELLVYPTAIGAEPTAPGFDSQPLWQKVMIAQGIMANCFMVAVNRIGTEEGLEFYGSSFISNPLGEILVQAPRHEPAVLVAELDMSIRSLWSRLFPFASQRQPETYQELLKIQAGIAS
- the speA gene encoding biosynthetic arginine decarboxylase, which encodes MTDNLTEFNSYNIAHWGEGYFSINPLGNIEIHKNSTQQGVELTAIVKAANRAGLKLPLLIRFIDILHDRVLKIYEAFTQVIADNNYQGHYQLVYPIKVNQEQCVVRELLKAPAHAIGLEAGSKPELMAAIGMLDKRSSTIVCNGYKDSSYIRTALIAQQMGHEIFIIIEKRSELDIILKESARLKIKPNLGVRIRLTTKSAGKWENTGGAKSKFGLNAEQVLDLVMRLKENNALDCLRLMHCHLGSQVANIHDIRFCMQEVARNYVELRRLQAPIQTIDVGGGLGIDYEGTRTSTDCSMNYSLNEYATNIILAIRHVCEEAEMPEPNLISESGRALTAHHAVLVTNITDVEVIKKTNELPFIGPDDSHVIQDIWDTYQSLSDHKPSELYHYALHSLEEAHSMFKHGVITLEEKAKVERLFTIICCEVQRKLDEKTLGDRELMNIINERMAAKIFCNLSFFQSLPDAWAIDQIFPVAPISHLNEPVRIPSILQDLTCDSDGTIKHYPGQFSIESTLMLPHFNPDNPYAIAFFLVGAYQEILGNLHNLFGDTNSLDVNLKEDGQFEINDLVSGDTVTNVLSYAHYDTKKLLLSYEKQLISSELPQETIQGYLDELRSIFSQLTYLNGNQSFS
- a CDS encoding agmatine deiminase family protein → MNMITPKQQGFKMPAEWYPHAACWMAWPCHLETWEAIGLEKARIAYSRVAKAIAEFEPVIMLVNPGDEESAQRLCDNTIQIQSLPLNDSWTRDTGSTFLLNQQKELAGVDWIHNAWGGNYLDCALDDQIAATIIQTTQARYFKAPLVMEGGSFHVDGEGTVLTTRECLLNPNRNPNLSQEEIENYLHDYLGTQKVIWLNKGIIGDETDGHIDEIACFTAPGTVLCLTTSDKQDENYQRLQENYDILKTATDAAGRSLDVITIEQPPATYIAGERLTLSYINFYLANQGIVMPAFGHEKYDNAARQLLQKCFPTYRINQIDALEVFVGGGGIHCITQQQPISREIV
- a CDS encoding acetoacetate--CoA ligase; this translates as MSIVWQPKYPEATQMWQFMQFVEKAEQTSFANYQALHQWSIDHIARFWELLCQFFAIDFKTPPQRILNHSGHMLNATWFEGATFNFAEKLLTRRDSHPALISIKENGERIVLTYQELYQQVAACAQGLKQAGVAVGDRVAAIMPNVSHTVIAMLATASLGAIWSSCSPDFGAQAAIDRFGQIEPKVLFVCNGHYYLGKAHQDLPKIKEVSQALPSLQKIIICPILTSNNEQFNLTNACLWDDFIQQITTCEFQNLPFAHPLYILFSSGTTGKPKCIVHGAGGTLLQHIKELGLHTDITEKDNLFFYTTCGWMMWNWMVSVLALGATLTLYDGSPTYPDAYRLFQLINDEKITVFGTSAKFISAVDKADAKPSTRFKLETLRTILSTGSPLLPKNYDFVYQDIKAEVQLSSISGGTDIVSCFALGNPLLPIYKGELQCFGLGMAVNVFDEQGHPVVQERGELVCTKPFPSMPIYFWNDFEKKAYKHAYFERYKNVWAHGDFAEITRHQGLIIYGRSDAILNPGGIRIGTAEIYRQVEKIPQVVDSIVIGQDWQDDIRIILFVKLQEGLQLDDELQDLIKQTIKRNASPRHVPAKILQVPDIPRTMSGKIVEVAVRQIVHGQEINNIQSLANPEALAYFKDRSELTN
- a CDS encoding methionine ABC transporter ATP-binding protein → MIELVGLNKSFKQINALQDINLFIQEGEIFGIIGKSGAGKSTLLRAINLLERPDSGEITINNQTISSLSRKELRQARHKIAMIFQQFNLLNSKTVYENIALPMRIQGVSEQAIAEKIDELLPLVELDEKKDAYPSQLSGGQKQRVAIARALSYSPSILLCDEATSALDPKTTESILQLLKKINQLYGITIVLITHEMEVVKRICHRLAVMENGKIIEVVALANVFDDINSQARKMLYAQLTPQLPPSLTDHLLTEPTDKPVLRLFFQGETATVPFISQTSRELNLDINILLANIDRIETVTCGVLIVELCADKMLLNAFIERCKQATLTVEILGYVADTIL